The Mycolicibacterium cosmeticum DNA window GGCCAGATCGCAACCAGGGCAGGATCTCGCGGATGACAGCGGAGGACAATCCGGCGCGGAAAAGATCCTGGATGAACGCGACGATATCGGCACTGTCCGGGTCGTAATCGCGATAACCATTCGATGCGCGGCGGGTGAGCAGAAGGCCTTGTTCCTCGTAGTAGCGCAGCGCACGGGTGCTGACCCCGGTGGCATTGCTCAACTCCCCGATCCGCATGACGGCCCTCACTGACCTTGACCTTGACATTGACGTGAATGTCTAGGTTAGCGGTCATGGCTGCAAAGACACAGATCCGGGATCGTTTTGCGTTGATAACCGGCGCCAGCACGGGCATCGGATACGCCATCGCCGAGCAACTGGCAACGCGCGGAGCGCATTTGGTGCTCGTCGCGCGGACCGCGGCG harbors:
- a CDS encoding MerR family transcriptional regulator is translated as MRAVMRIGELSNATGVSTRALRYYEEQGLLLTRRASNGYRDYDPDSADIVAFIQDLFRAGLSSAVIREILPWLRSGRQPTADCSEILDRVRQIRDELARREQRIKENRQLLDDFLSGAATPRGFDGLRRCERSN